A region of Colletotrichum higginsianum IMI 349063 chromosome 10, whole genome shotgun sequence DNA encodes the following proteins:
- a CDS encoding Nonsense-mediated mRNA decay protein: MDQPRDVLLRAAVVDPVNGRQPAFQSTPSLVNANNIGRCDGESLSFVVRPHFFHHMYSYIEIEVHQHGVGLNDTRVGTMTVHLNHATTFRAEFLGVNHTAMEVRDYFHSQASPFIPSIKITLGAEDLFLDVNDLTLATLGNASAAALADLLQLQKVIRGADEGRPALLEWYATKQSNDNVDALRTRFVRHQNLDQALVIPQWSLDLWYEDTDEPQVIQFVDFCRLHRDVDLRALIWPPQHEVITRFVDVSHYQVVHGVGAVYEHQDLANVFTVLSRVAHAAVAFNNGRTSETFLLRLTAAADQLEFLPAINEECSILLRGTPLEISLPVIRTSDDPLWWPAKRCNAPRGHLPQPADTIYFVVTIPSAFRGKSNLLGAPRGANLRACVRKNFDKKVLKAEIAALALLVDQKENSVSPSGEGQDNFLYLLDFVPLEEEREVNLLKELPGLGKAAGEPRHRNDWPMLLAASVDQLDERQQQFIQALGHISPNIAFLPGPARSGKTTLILVILAASILGIPGGHCPALCIAHNETEALSLANKINSFFSSLRVNNAPKVLYVSAKDCDIPSPSEVSGNLSPAQTCSQVQIDSVTFWLEPLDKIAGFITEFRNQAFYDALHPQGSSANNSNTDNGWPDPIFVATTKQLAVAHVLAHQEEYNGIIIPVTRLLQGETMSRNAALQLTNRVRMLYQKILKDFKGIVCSTPATAGQAPATSFKPSLVVFDNAERIRELSTTALLVHYNPLAWLFFGGTDEGQINVPPRADLGQNPFTAQLRLSLFERAIRAGVNIGRLDAPPDTADDSDDLGFNWWNMPPAY, from the coding sequence ATGGACCAACCGCGAGACGTCCTCCTTcgggcggccgtcgtcgaccccgTGAACGGCAGACAGCCCGCTTTCCAGTCGACGCCTAGCCTGGTCAACGCGAACAACATCGGACGTTGCGACGGCGAAAGCTTGTCTTTCGTCGTACGTCCTCACTTCTTCCATCACATGTACAGCTACATCGAGATCGAAGTTCACCagcacggcgtcggcctgAACGACACCCGTGTAGGCACGATGACCGTTCATCTGAACCACGCCACCACCTTCCGTGCCGAGTTCCTGGGCGTCAACCATACCGCGATGGAGGTGCGAGACTACTTCCATAGCCAGGCAAGCCCCTTCATCCCGTCGATCAAGATAACCCttggcgccgaggacctgTTCCTCGACGTCAACGACCTCACGCTCGCCACCCTCGGCAATgcgagcgccgccgccctcgccgacctcctgCAGCTTCAGAAGGTCATCCGCGGCGCAGACGAAGGCCGCCCGGCCCTTCTGGAGTGGTACGCCACCAAGCAGAGCAACGACAACGTGGACGCCCTTCGAACTCGCTTCGTCCGACACCAGAACTTGGACCAGGCCCTTGTCATCCCTCAGTGGTCTCTCGATCTTTGGTACGAGGATACGGATGAACCCCAAGTCATCCAGTTCGTCGACTTCTGCCGTCTTCATCGAGACGTCGACCTGCGCGCCCTCATCTGGCCCCCTCAGCATGAGGTTATCACCCGCTTCGTCGATGTCAGTCACTACCAGGTCGTACACGGCGTGGGAGCCGTCTACGAGCATCAGGACCTGGCCAACGTTTTCACAGTCTTGTCCAGAGTCGCgcatgccgccgtcgccttcaaCAACGGTCGGACCAGCGAGACCTTCCTCCTTCGtctcaccgccgccgccgatcaACTCGAGTTTCTCCCGGCCATCAACGAGGAATGCAGCATCCTGTTGCGTGGCACTCCTCTCGAGATATCTCTGCCCGTCATCCGAACGTCCGATGACCCCCTCTGGTGGCCCGCCAAGCGATGCAACGCCCCTCGCGGCCACCTGCCGCAGCCCGCCGACACCATCTACTTTGTCGTCACCATCCCGTCCGCCTTCCGCGGCAAGTCGAACCTCCTCGGCGCACCCCGCGGCGCCAACCTGCGCGCCTGCGTCCGCAAGAACTTCGACAAGAAGGTGCTCAAGGCAGAGATCGCGGCCCTCGCCTTGCTCGTCGACCAGAAGGAGAACTCCGTCTCGCCGTCCGGTGAGGGTCAAGATAACTTCCTCTACCTTTTGGACTTCGTCccgctggaggaggagcgggaggTCAACCTCCTCAAGGAGCTGCCAGGCCTCGGCAAAGCCGCAGGCGAGCCTCGCCACAGAAACGACTGGCCCATGTTGCTGGCTGCGTCGGTTGACCAGCTCGACGAGCGCCAGCAGCAATTCATCCAAGCTCTCGGCCACATCAGTCCGAACATCGCCTTCCTCCCTGGTCCTGCCAGATCCGGGAAGACCACCCTCATCTTGGTCATCCTGGCGGCTTCGATCCTGGGCATCCCTGGAGGCCACTGCCCTGCCCTGTGCATTGCTCACAATGAGACTGAGGCCCTCAGTCTGGCCAACAAGATTAattccttcttcagctcgcTCAGAGTGAACAATGCGCCCAAGGTTCTCTATGTCTCTGCCAAGGATTGCGACATCCCGTCGCCATCTGAAGTCTCAGGCAATTTAAGCCCAGCTCAGACTTGTTCCCAAGTTCAGATCGACTCAGTTACCTTCTGGCTGGAGCCCCTTGACAAGATCGCCGGATTCATTACTGAGTTCCGGAACCAGGCTTTCTATGATGCTCTGCACCCCCAGGGTAGCAGcgccaacaacagcaacacaGACAATGGCTGGCCTGACCCCATCTTTGTTGCCACCACCAAGCAGCTTGCTGTTGCTCATGTCCTTGCCCACCAAGAGGAGTACAACGGCATCATCATTCCAGTCACTAGACTCCTGCAGGGCGAGACAATGAGCAGAAACGCTGCTCTCCAGCTTACTAACAGAGTCCGCATGCTCTACCAGAAGATCCTTAAGGACTTTAAGGGCATCGTCTGCTCCACCCCCGCCACCGCTGGACAGGCCCCGGCCACCTCCTTCAAGCCTTCCCTTGTCGTGTTCGACAATGCAGAGCGCATCAGAGAGCTGAGCACCACCGCCCTGCTCGTTCACTACAACCCGCTTGCCTGGCTCTTCTTTGGCGGAACGGATGAGGGCCAGATCAACGTCCCGCCCCGTGCTGACCTTGGTCAGAACCCCTTCACTGCCCAGCTgcgcctctccctctttgAGCGCGCCATCAGAGCCGGCGTGAACATCGGTCGCCTTGATGCCCCCCCTGACACGGCTGATGACTCTGACGACCTGGGCTTCAACTGGTGGAACATGCCTCCTGCCTACTGA